The following are from one region of the Nicotiana tabacum cultivar K326 chromosome 3, ASM71507v2, whole genome shotgun sequence genome:
- the LOC142176421 gene encoding uncharacterized protein LOC142176421, whose translation MISHVDSASQLVHFVTRSQASGVMLHPGPGSGHDKQLDTAKSYLDKAAKHMKKFADCKHRPMDYRVGEMVMLKFNPRHFKALQGIHPNLIRTYEGPFKIVTKVGKISYKLYIPSYLKIYLVFHDSMLKPYHEDKDDPSRGQSSRAPITITASHDREIEAIIDYQAKRKEGQKATTMFLIHWKGKSLEEATWERYEDLWQIKYKI comes from the coding sequence atgatatcacatgttgattcagctagCCAGTTGGTTCACTTCGTCACTCGTAGTCAGGCATCGGGTGTCATGCTACATCCAGGCCCAGGTTCAGGGCATGACAAGCAGCTTGACACTGCTAAGTCCTACCTGGACAAGGCAGCTAAGCATATGAAGAAGTTTGCGGACTGTAAGCATCGTCCTATGGACTATAGAGTTGGGGAAATGGTCATGTTGAAGTTTAACCCAAGACATTTCAAGGCACTACAGGGCATTCATCCAAATCTGATTCGCACgtatgaggggccatttaagatcgtcaccaaggtaggcaagatctcGTACAAGCTTTACATTCCATCATATCTTAAGATctaccttgtcttccatgatagcatgcttaagccatatcatgaagaCAAAGATGATCCGAGTAGGGGACAATCAAGTCGAGCACCTATTACTATCACCGCCTCGCATGATCGGGAGATTGAGGCTATCATTGACTACCAAGCCAAGCGAAAAGAAGGGCAGAAAGCCACCACTATGTTCCTCATCCACTGGAAGGGGAAATCATTAGAGGAGGCCAcgtgggaacgatatgaagaTTTATGGCAAATCAAATATAAGATCTGA